Proteins co-encoded in one bacterium genomic window:
- a CDS encoding response regulator — protein sequence MAPEKPKILAVDDENDVLLILKTALKEEYDVSTATNGPDALAQAQENVPDLVILDMMMPEMDGFEVLAELKNNERTAAVPVVFLTGISDKSKIRKALDMGTQYYIVKPFDYNDLLTKVQLALRDSETTLP from the coding sequence ATGGCGCCTGAAAAACCAAAGATTCTGGCAGTGGATGACGAGAACGACGTTCTCCTCATTCTCAAAACGGCTCTTAAAGAAGAGTACGACGTTTCGACGGCCACCAATGGCCCCGACGCGCTCGCTCAGGCACAGGAAAATGTGCCTGATCTCGTCATTCTCGACATGATGATGCCGGAGATGGACGGCTTCGAGGTCCTGGCAGAGCTCAAGAACAACGAGCGCACTGCTGCCGTCCCGGTCGTGTTTCTGACCGGCATCTCGGATAAGTCGAAGATCCGCAAGGCTTTGGATATGGGAACCCAGTACTATATCGTAAAGCCCTTCGACTACAATGACTTGCTGACCAAGGTGCAACTTGCACTACGCGATTCGGAGACAACACTCCCCTGA
- a CDS encoding SpoIIE family protein phosphatase has product MPKLIVESGAAAGREFSLRADPATIGRQPDNAVFLDDHHASRHHARVSPENGHFLIEDLGSSNGTFVNGGRIEAPRRLLSGDRIVVGKTILIFDPLNASNIDLVARDEGDVPLSHMPVGDGGTLASFRVEEPRREDLTDPLTRLRVIYHYADQMRRCFDLHTLVNLTLDALFQVFEPDRGAVLLRMEREGPLEPIASRLLNPPEGDERIRISDSIVRRCLNERVSLTVLNARTDARFSDSDSIIMSGIVSAVCCPLVSGDDAFGVVYLDTIGRMREFSQHDLELATGIANQAAMALANALHHREELGRREIEMQLVMARRIHDRLLPDQGLETNRLSVFGWNRPSSSVGGDYLGIFESPRGPMLAIGDSTGHGIGAAMIMSTARAYLVGSLASSDPPLESLMGRLNSLLAADVEPGLFVTMLLLRLEEDARRMRYVAAGHEPPLLYRNSTDEFISLPPGGVALGLAGDFAFSETASVDLQPGDRICLFTDGIVEQQDSSGEEFGIPRLREAVRKSVDLPPKRACSEIASHVDKWRAALDQADDLTLMITQVK; this is encoded by the coding sequence ATGCCGAAGCTCATTGTGGAATCGGGGGCGGCTGCCGGGCGGGAGTTTAGTCTGCGCGCGGATCCGGCGACGATCGGACGCCAGCCGGACAACGCGGTCTTTCTGGACGACCATCACGCGTCTCGCCACCATGCGCGCGTCAGCCCGGAGAACGGGCATTTCCTGATCGAAGATCTTGGCAGCAGCAACGGCACGTTCGTGAACGGCGGGCGGATCGAGGCGCCGCGGCGTCTGCTGTCGGGCGATCGAATTGTCGTCGGGAAGACGATCCTGATTTTCGATCCGCTGAATGCGAGCAACATCGACTTGGTCGCGCGCGACGAAGGCGACGTCCCGTTGTCTCACATGCCGGTGGGAGATGGCGGAACGCTGGCATCGTTCCGCGTTGAAGAACCGCGGCGCGAGGATCTGACTGATCCGCTGACGCGGCTTCGCGTGATCTATCATTACGCCGACCAGATGCGGCGGTGCTTCGATCTGCATACGCTGGTGAATCTGACGCTCGATGCCTTGTTCCAGGTGTTCGAGCCGGACCGCGGTGCGGTGCTGTTGCGCATGGAACGCGAAGGGCCCCTGGAACCCATCGCATCGCGTCTGCTGAATCCACCGGAAGGCGATGAGCGCATTCGCATCAGCGATTCCATTGTTCGACGTTGTCTGAATGAGCGCGTCTCGCTGACGGTCTTGAACGCGCGGACGGATGCCCGTTTCTCCGACTCGGACAGCATCATCATGAGCGGTATCGTTTCCGCCGTTTGTTGCCCGCTGGTCAGTGGCGATGATGCATTCGGCGTGGTTTATCTCGATACGATCGGCCGCATGCGTGAGTTCAGTCAGCACGATCTGGAGTTGGCGACAGGAATCGCGAACCAGGCGGCCATGGCGCTGGCGAATGCATTGCACCACCGCGAGGAATTGGGCCGGCGCGAGATCGAAATGCAGCTCGTGATGGCGCGACGAATTCACGACCGCCTGTTGCCGGATCAAGGTCTCGAGACGAACCGCCTTTCCGTGTTCGGCTGGAATCGTCCGAGCAGTTCCGTCGGTGGCGATTATCTCGGCATTTTCGAGTCGCCGCGCGGACCGATGCTGGCCATCGGCGACAGCACAGGACACGGGATCGGCGCCGCCATGATCATGAGTACCGCTCGCGCGTACCTTGTCGGAAGCCTCGCCTCTTCGGATCCGCCGCTGGAGTCCCTGATGGGCAGACTCAATTCGTTGCTGGCAGCGGATGTCGAGCCGGGGCTGTTTGTGACGATGTTGCTGCTGCGCCTGGAAGAGGACGCGCGACGAATGCGCTACGTGGCAGCCGGACACGAGCCGCCGCTGCTGTACCGCAACTCGACGGACGAGTTCATCTCGCTGCCGCCGGGTGGAGTGGCTTTGGGGCTGGCGGGAGATTTCGCGTTCTCGGAAACGGCCAGCGTGGATTTGCAGCCCGGTGATCGCATCTGCCTGTTCACGGATGGTATTGTGGAGCAGCAGGATTCCTCGGGCGAGGAATTCGGCATTCCGCGTCTCCGCGAAGCCGTGCGCAAATCGGTCGATCTGCCGCCGAAACGCGCGTGCTCCGAAATCGCCTCGCACGTCGATAAGTGGCGCGCGGCGCTCGATCAGGCGGATGATCTGACGCTGATGATCACGCAAGTGAAGTGA
- a CDS encoding DMT family transporter: MTPNIAAHDEEPGAYRRGVFFVVLAACLWSTGGVVVKAVELSPMATSAARSIFAALVFLVAARGRVLPPRAGRRWFLLGAFSYAYVVTTFVISTRWTTAANAIILQDTAPLWVMLFSPVLLGERTRPRDIVAILIGGIGVAFCMRQGLSLPRGDSLFTKQTLGDLMAISSGIAFAAQMIVLRKMNRSTPGRTASPGDAYRMLFTGNLIAAVVGLPALSGDLHLISGAIPFMLLVWLGIGQLGFGYFCFQRGVRHVPAVQASILSLTEPILNPIWVALAVGEIPSLSTIGGGGLVLAAVIVGVWPRK, from the coding sequence ATGACTCCCAACATCGCAGCGCATGACGAGGAGCCGGGAGCCTATCGCCGAGGCGTGTTCTTTGTCGTGCTGGCTGCGTGCCTTTGGAGCACCGGCGGCGTCGTCGTCAAAGCAGTCGAACTCTCGCCCATGGCGACCAGCGCGGCCCGTTCGATCTTTGCAGCGCTTGTTTTCCTTGTCGCCGCCCGCGGTCGTGTACTTCCGCCGCGAGCCGGAAGACGCTGGTTTCTCCTCGGCGCATTTTCCTACGCTTACGTCGTGACCACGTTCGTTATTTCGACGCGTTGGACCACGGCCGCGAACGCCATTATCCTGCAGGACACCGCACCCCTTTGGGTGATGTTGTTCAGCCCCGTGCTGCTGGGCGAACGAACCCGTCCGCGGGACATCGTGGCGATTCTGATCGGCGGCATCGGCGTCGCCTTCTGTATGCGCCAGGGCCTCAGCCTGCCCCGCGGCGATTCGCTCTTCACGAAGCAGACGCTCGGCGACCTGATGGCGATTTCCAGCGGCATTGCCTTCGCTGCCCAGATGATCGTGTTGCGCAAGATGAATCGCTCGACGCCGGGCCGTACAGCCTCGCCCGGCGATGCATATCGTATGCTCTTCACCGGCAATCTGATTGCGGCCGTCGTTGGTCTGCCTGCGCTCTCGGGAGACCTTCACCTGATCTCGGGAGCGATCCCGTTCATGCTTCTCGTGTGGCTGGGAATTGGCCAACTGGGCTTCGGCTACTTCTGCTTCCAACGAGGTGTGCGCCATGTGCCGGCGGTGCAGGCCTCGATCCTCTCACTCACCGAGCCCATCCTGAATCCGATCTGGGTCGCGCTGGCCGTCGGCGAAATCCCCTCACTCTCAACCATCGGTGGGGGAGGGCTGGTTCTGGCTGCTGTCATTGTCGGTGTCTGGCCGAGGAAGTAA
- a CDS encoding tetratricopeptide repeat protein — MTEFLFIVHPIWYLILLGLWVYCLVDALRFHRTWFWVLFVLCLGPLAAIVYIPNFKLKRHRREGLLDEYVADAVQLKDLQQQAAESNIPALHLQVAEIHVRRQRWQEALEELDKALANDDEDLRAHHLAGVCFRELGRPEGALAHLEYVLGEDPRAGYGHARLVYANALLDLGRKEEAAEQYDRVLSAYSIPEAAVRRARLLEEFGERSAAMETLEDSIDRAKDFPADRKADEGRWIRTAREELDRMRKAPNA, encoded by the coding sequence ATGACTGAGTTCCTCTTCATCGTTCATCCCATCTGGTACCTGATCCTGCTCGGATTGTGGGTCTACTGCCTCGTGGACGCCCTGCGTTTCCATCGAACCTGGTTCTGGGTGCTGTTTGTTCTGTGCCTCGGCCCACTGGCCGCGATCGTCTACATTCCGAACTTCAAACTGAAGCGCCACCGCCGCGAAGGCCTCCTGGACGAGTATGTTGCCGATGCGGTGCAGTTGAAGGACCTGCAGCAGCAGGCCGCGGAGAGCAACATCCCTGCGCTCCATCTGCAAGTTGCCGAGATCCACGTTCGTCGCCAGCGCTGGCAGGAAGCCCTGGAAGAACTCGACAAGGCCCTGGCCAATGACGACGAGGACTTGCGCGCCCATCATCTGGCGGGCGTCTGCTTCCGCGAACTTGGGCGCCCCGAAGGAGCATTGGCGCATCTCGAGTACGTTCTCGGCGAAGATCCTCGCGCAGGTTACGGACACGCTCGGCTTGTCTACGCGAATGCGCTGCTTGATCTGGGGCGCAAAGAAGAAGCGGCCGAGCAATACGATCGCGTGCTGTCCGCCTACAGCATCCCCGAGGCCGCCGTCCGGCGCGCCCGATTGCTGGAAGAATTCGGAGAGCGCTCCGCCGCGATGGAAACGCTCGAGGATTCCATCGACCGCGCCAAAGACTTCCCCGCAGATCGCAAGGCCGACGAAGGCCGCTGGATTCGCACCGCTCGCGAAGAACTTGATCGAATGCGGAAAGCACCCAACGCATGA
- a CDS encoding MFS transporter encodes MALAFAMIGLYFPMFPLYFRSIGLSPSQIAILMAVPGVSTLLANQIWGYLTDVQLNRRTVIALMCLVASVTAVLFPRFETFGALLIMMGVNSFFSDGRIPMVNAMVLANRKGEERFGPIRLCGSMAFVLSTILAGRLSDMEGGPGIRVIFPMLVVVNLSWAAMMYFVKDFPLGQGRKVAPDRRVSILQVQRILLRKPVVRSFLIFVLIFQLAHHISLIFQGLLIKDVGGSTTDVAIAYSIGAVAEMIIFIFSRKLLASVRLMPLLLAAALAQIIRWALVFTFPTVPVIFATNCLHMFTFGLMYLTAVVFMNREVPPEVRSSGQTILAIVYGSFGMILGPLLGSIIFQFLSIRWWYAFATIVACLALPLWYRVRTGYEREHNVSGFWVR; translated from the coding sequence ATGGCCCTGGCTTTCGCCATGATCGGCCTCTATTTCCCGATGTTTCCCCTTTATTTTCGAAGCATCGGTCTGAGTCCAAGCCAAATTGCGATCCTGATGGCAGTTCCCGGCGTCAGCACCCTCCTGGCCAACCAAATCTGGGGCTACCTGACCGACGTTCAACTGAACCGGCGGACAGTCATCGCGCTGATGTGCCTGGTCGCATCGGTCACCGCCGTCCTCTTCCCGCGATTCGAGACATTCGGCGCCCTCCTGATCATGATGGGCGTCAATTCGTTCTTCTCCGACGGGCGAATCCCCATGGTCAACGCGATGGTCTTGGCCAATCGCAAGGGCGAGGAGCGCTTCGGCCCAATTCGGTTGTGTGGATCGATGGCTTTTGTCCTCTCGACAATCCTTGCGGGCAGACTGAGCGACATGGAGGGCGGCCCCGGCATCCGCGTCATTTTCCCGATGCTCGTGGTCGTAAACCTCTCCTGGGCAGCGATGATGTACTTCGTGAAGGACTTCCCGCTCGGCCAGGGCCGGAAGGTCGCTCCCGACCGCCGTGTCAGTATTCTCCAGGTTCAGCGCATCCTGCTGCGCAAGCCCGTGGTGCGCTCCTTCCTGATCTTCGTTCTGATCTTCCAACTGGCGCATCACATCTCGCTCATATTCCAGGGCCTCCTCATCAAGGACGTTGGCGGTTCCACGACCGATGTTGCCATCGCCTATTCGATCGGTGCCGTTGCCGAGATGATCATCTTCATCTTCAGTCGAAAACTGCTGGCGAGCGTCCGCCTGATGCCTCTCCTTCTGGCGGCGGCGCTTGCCCAGATCATTCGCTGGGCGCTTGTTTTCACGTTCCCGACCGTGCCGGTCATCTTCGCGACGAACTGTTTGCACATGTTCACATTCGGCCTGATGTACCTGACGGCCGTTGTCTTCATGAATCGCGAAGTCCCCCCGGAAGTCCGTTCTTCTGGCCAGACGATCCTGGCCATTGTCTATGGCTCCTTCGGAATGATCCTGGGGCCCCTGTTGGGCTCGATCATCTTCCAATTCCTCTCAATCCGCTGGTGGTACGCGTTTGCCACGATTGTTGCGTGCCTGGCCTTGCCATTGTGGTACCGCGTCCGCACAGGATACGAGCGCGAGCACAACGTCAGCGGTTTCTGGGTCCGATAG
- the truB gene encoding tRNA pseudouridine(55) synthase TruB produces MTPKRSKKQSRYHGILAVDKPSGLTSQGVVDVIRRVAATRRVGHSGTLDPLATGLLIVLLGEATKLSEYLVGFDKTYEGTMRLGVQSDTYDSQGNVESGPGGAVPETARLQELAAEFTGTILQTPPPYSAVKVRGRKLYEYARAGEKVEAKPREVRVDSFDILGNGDGELRFRIACSSGTYVRSLVHELGQKTGCGALVSSLRRTRVGDFDLSEAVTLDKLEADGHDGMEEHVLPMVDGLTSWPLFYLNAGAEEWIHRGQAIPAPMVELDAESPSAKVDDLCFLCPPGKDAVAVAKYIPAPPSRPPASLARLNGPWLQPVKLLSVSSD; encoded by the coding sequence ATGACGCCGAAGCGCTCAAAGAAGCAGTCCCGTTATCATGGTATTCTGGCGGTCGATAAGCCCAGCGGCCTGACGTCGCAGGGTGTTGTCGACGTCATTCGCCGGGTCGCGGCCACTCGGCGCGTTGGCCATAGCGGAACGCTCGATCCCCTGGCAACCGGCCTTTTGATCGTTCTGCTCGGCGAAGCCACCAAGCTGTCCGAGTACCTTGTCGGTTTCGACAAGACCTACGAAGGCACGATGCGCCTCGGCGTGCAGTCCGATACGTACGATTCCCAGGGCAACGTGGAATCCGGCCCGGGAGGTGCCGTGCCAGAGACAGCTCGGCTGCAGGAGTTGGCCGCGGAGTTCACGGGGACGATTCTCCAGACGCCGCCCCCTTACAGTGCCGTGAAAGTGCGGGGGCGCAAGCTGTACGAGTACGCCCGGGCCGGCGAAAAGGTGGAGGCCAAACCCCGAGAGGTCAGGGTAGACTCGTTCGACATCCTGGGGAACGGCGATGGGGAACTGCGTTTTCGGATTGCCTGCTCGTCCGGAACCTACGTGCGATCGCTCGTCCATGAGTTGGGCCAGAAGACCGGCTGTGGGGCGCTTGTGTCGTCGCTGCGGCGTACCAGGGTCGGGGATTTCGATCTGAGCGAGGCCGTGACGTTGGACAAGCTCGAGGCAGACGGGCACGATGGGATGGAAGAGCATGTCCTGCCGATGGTCGACGGGCTGACGAGTTGGCCGCTGTTCTACCTGAACGCCGGTGCCGAAGAGTGGATTCATCGCGGCCAGGCGATTCCGGCGCCGATGGTGGAACTGGATGCGGAGTCGCCCTCAGCAAAGGTCGATGACTTGTGCTTCTTGTGTCCGCCAGGGAAGGATGCCGTCGCGGTCGCGAAGTACATCCCCGCGCCGCCAAGTCGCCCACCGGCAAGCCTGGCCCGGCTGAACGGGCCGTGGCTCCAGCCGGTCAAGTTGCTGTCAGTTTCCTCTGACTAA
- a CDS encoding NapC/NirT family cytochrome c, producing the protein MATSPSDSESERTEKPAEKNGTKGTPPPLSRNVISYFGYAVTTVVFIVLVVLVIYDLFYHHENPYNSVVTYLVLPGILTGGVGLVFFGIWREWRRRHKLEPDEYPTLPIVNLNQGWQRRRIFIGVVLFTLFFTLSAVGTYQAYHFTESPVFCGKVCHMVMEPEYTAYQYSPHARVTCVECHIGSGANWYVKSKMSGLRQVWAVATDTYHTPIETPVHNLRPARETCEHCHWPGKFSGSKEKEIWHFSPDQANTPMRYNMLLKVGGGEPEVGLGQGIHWHINENVEVKYWARDEDRLDIPYVEMTVSGSKPQIFRTDDCPDPLPEGAELRTMDCIDCHNRPSHIYRSPRQLIDLSLSTGQLDPSLPYFKRFASDLLERKYESTDEALKTIETVLKKEYADHIQGPRRKELVERNIKWLQELYQRNFFPEQGVDWREYPNHIGHFEWPGCYRCHDGNHKTRDDVAVSHECKNCHDFLDQAEGEAAYEEPVYTGGEFNHPRNLGDIWKGHNCTECHGIEAGEGDEPALETADAN; encoded by the coding sequence ATGGCGACTTCACCCTCTGATTCGGAATCCGAGCGCACCGAGAAACCGGCCGAGAAGAACGGCACCAAGGGGACTCCACCACCGCTCTCCCGCAATGTGATCAGCTACTTCGGGTACGCCGTCACGACGGTTGTCTTCATCGTGCTCGTCGTCCTTGTGATCTACGATCTGTTCTACCATCACGAGAACCCCTACAATAGTGTCGTCACCTACCTGGTCCTGCCCGGCATTCTGACCGGCGGTGTGGGGCTTGTGTTCTTTGGAATCTGGAGAGAGTGGCGCCGGCGTCACAAACTGGAGCCGGACGAGTATCCGACTCTTCCAATCGTGAACCTCAATCAAGGCTGGCAGCGTCGCCGCATCTTCATCGGCGTCGTGCTGTTCACCCTTTTCTTCACGCTGTCCGCAGTGGGAACCTACCAAGCCTACCACTTCACAGAATCGCCCGTCTTCTGCGGCAAGGTCTGCCACATGGTGATGGAGCCTGAGTACACTGCCTATCAGTACTCTCCCCATGCGCGAGTCACCTGCGTCGAGTGCCACATTGGATCAGGAGCCAATTGGTACGTGAAGTCGAAGATGTCCGGCCTTCGCCAGGTTTGGGCTGTGGCGACGGACACCTACCATACGCCGATCGAAACCCCAGTGCACAATCTGCGGCCCGCGCGTGAAACCTGCGAGCACTGCCACTGGCCCGGGAAGTTCTCCGGCTCAAAAGAGAAGGAGATCTGGCACTTCTCTCCGGATCAGGCCAACACCCCGATGCGCTACAACATGCTGCTGAAGGTCGGCGGCGGCGAACCGGAGGTCGGTCTTGGCCAGGGGATTCACTGGCACATCAACGAGAACGTCGAAGTCAAGTATTGGGCACGCGACGAAGATCGTCTGGACATTCCGTACGTCGAGATGACCGTCTCCGGCAGCAAACCGCAGATCTTCCGCACGGATGATTGCCCCGATCCGCTGCCCGAGGGCGCCGAGCTGCGCACGATGGATTGTATCGATTGCCACAACCGGCCGTCGCACATCTATCGCTCCCCGCGACAACTGATCGACCTCTCGCTCTCAACGGGTCAGCTCGACCCCTCGTTGCCTTACTTCAAGCGCTTCGCATCGGATCTCCTCGAGCGGAAGTACGAGTCGACGGATGAAGCTCTGAAGACGATCGAGACAGTCTTGAAGAAGGAATACGCCGATCACATCCAGGGGCCGCGCCGCAAGGAACTCGTCGAGCGCAACATCAAGTGGTTGCAGGAACTCTATCAGCGCAATTTCTTCCCCGAGCAGGGGGTTGACTGGCGCGAGTACCCGAACCACATCGGGCACTTCGAGTGGCCGGGCTGTTATCGCTGCCACGACGGCAACCACAAGACTCGCGACGACGTTGCGGTCTCGCACGAATGCAAGAACTGCCACGACTTCCTCGACCAGGCCGAAGGCGAAGCCGCGTACGAGGAGCCGGTCTACACCGGCGGCGAGTTCAACCACCCGCGCAACCTGGGCGACATCTGGAAGGGCCACAACTGCACGGAATGCCACGGCATCGAGGCGGGTGAAGGCGACGAGCCGGCGCTAGAAACAGCCGACGCGAATTAG
- a CDS encoding cytochrome c biogenesis protein ResB has translation MKSSSPASALKGPVSTAKDRELPPARKATMAVKIPWYNRPPFKYFFSLHIGISILILLTIASIYGTLIPELAEAQAKVYYSWWYKGLLLALALNMGCATCLNIVQRIVPLLKPRFQKAPGFYKTAKTSASVAYEGNAEGVAAAFRRKGYKTFVEGNFGFARRGFFSRFGAPISHAGLIIVLLGGFASSFVAKEGVVQQFEGGETNQLMLTVGGDEENEKYDLGFTVRIDDFDTDFFPQTRIPSHFISTVTFLEDGKAPRTENVEVNNSPVIDGWIFHQTSYQTYEQYTRYTLAVEHPDLAEPASIELSMGQSRSIPGLDGMEIGLHTGMPPNWYITKGGETIETGSLGAGSSSGHLMVTAEQFEPHFVIGPDGVATSRSEELENPALKVTLRDGTQVIASQWLFGREDMKAFSHSQGGAYAMDLSDIHKEGGKWHFNVAITQNSSGVPLGTVHFGVGDTRAIAVGATSSDEEEKPADEWNVTLAGTGPMYATVLSVTRNPAIHPIYFGCGLMMVGLLVAFFIRRKDVWFMVDPNAKQLSVAAVYRHPREELDPQTNSVVKHLSVTP, from the coding sequence ATGAAGAGCTCGTCCCCTGCATCGGCCCTGAAGGGTCCGGTTTCGACCGCCAAGGACCGCGAACTCCCACCCGCAAGAAAGGCTACGATGGCCGTCAAGATTCCGTGGTACAATCGTCCCCCCTTTAAGTACTTCTTCTCACTCCACATCGGCATTTCCATTCTGATCCTCCTGACGATCGCTTCGATCTATGGAACGTTGATCCCGGAACTGGCTGAGGCGCAGGCAAAGGTCTATTACTCGTGGTGGTACAAGGGGCTGCTGCTGGCCCTGGCGCTCAACATGGGATGCGCAACATGCTTGAACATTGTGCAGCGCATTGTTCCCCTGCTGAAGCCGCGTTTTCAGAAAGCTCCTGGCTTCTACAAGACTGCAAAGACAAGCGCATCTGTCGCCTACGAAGGAAACGCCGAAGGCGTCGCCGCGGCGTTCCGCCGGAAAGGCTATAAGACATTCGTCGAGGGCAACTTCGGATTTGCGCGGCGCGGCTTCTTTAGCCGCTTCGGCGCGCCGATTTCGCACGCAGGGCTGATCATTGTCCTGCTGGGCGGTTTCGCTTCAAGCTTCGTGGCGAAGGAAGGGGTCGTTCAGCAGTTCGAGGGCGGCGAAACGAATCAACTCATGCTGACCGTCGGCGGCGACGAGGAAAATGAGAAGTACGATCTTGGCTTCACCGTTCGCATTGATGATTTCGACACGGACTTCTTCCCACAGACACGGATTCCCTCCCATTTCATTTCGACGGTGACCTTCCTTGAAGATGGCAAAGCGCCTCGTACGGAGAACGTTGAGGTCAACAACTCGCCGGTGATCGACGGGTGGATCTTCCACCAGACCAGCTACCAGACTTACGAGCAATACACGCGCTACACGTTGGCTGTTGAGCATCCGGATCTGGCTGAACCCGCGTCCATCGAACTTTCGATGGGCCAGTCGCGCTCGATCCCGGGGTTGGATGGGATGGAAATCGGCCTGCACACCGGCATGCCACCCAACTGGTACATCACCAAGGGTGGCGAGACAATCGAGACAGGGTCGCTGGGCGCTGGCAGTTCATCCGGTCACCTGATGGTGACGGCCGAGCAGTTCGAACCGCATTTCGTGATCGGCCCCGACGGGGTTGCGACAAGTCGCTCCGAAGAGTTGGAGAATCCGGCGCTGAAGGTCACGCTGCGCGATGGAACTCAGGTCATCGCCAGTCAGTGGCTGTTCGGTCGCGAGGACATGAAGGCATTCTCGCACAGCCAGGGCGGCGCATACGCGATGGATCTGAGCGACATCCACAAAGAAGGCGGGAAGTGGCACTTCAATGTGGCTATCACGCAGAACTCCTCCGGCGTGCCGCTCGGCACGGTGCACTTCGGCGTTGGAGATACGCGCGCAATCGCCGTCGGCGCGACCTCTTCGGACGAAGAAGAGAAGCCGGCTGACGAATGGAATGTAACGCTGGCAGGAACCGGTCCGATGTACGCCACGGTGCTGAGTGTGACACGCAACCCGGCGATTCACCCGATTTACTTCGGCTGCGGGCTGATGATGGTTGGGCTGCTGGTGGCCTTCTTCATTCGTCGCAAGGATGTCTGGTTCATGGTGGACCCGAACGCGAAACAACTGAGCGTTGCGGCCGTCTACCGGCACCCACGGGAAGAACTGGATCCGCAAACGAACAGCGTTGTGAAACACCTTTCGGTAACTCCCTGA
- the ccsB gene encoding c-type cytochrome biogenesis protein CcsB, with protein MNAWTRVIRRRGWEDILAILIVLIGLANVAPAQEKDSLGLSPEMREAIAPLRGMPVQYYGFIRSAFTFGDNQLMEISRKKSFEGADAFETVLQIMVSPDKVRNLPLLKVGHPELAKTFGSSRISLAEYRKPEVRPKLIKLIQQDSDKWTKPINELESKARLLEGLESDFAIIPQEGGEWMAANTPASKLNESGKKIAGEWKALKTAMNASDAEATKKAADELSASVKATAEADGYELPNLGLDVFYHNHEPFKKSAFWYVLAMIAYAASYILGRPKVGWVGFSLLSIGFIEQIIGVTARWILSGRAPLSNMFESFTFAIGGMVLVALVFEAINRTRLFGLGAAFLGFVFMVLAHKAPIFHSQIRPLMPALQSSWLTYHVVTIMLSYSAFTLSFFVSVIYLLKDLLFHGDRSQNALIKRLPSMNALDVFNYRIIAVGFPLLTLGIVLGAVWAATAWGRPWGFDPKETWSAITWLIYAIYLHVRYLAGWKGRRAAVLALIGFAAMLFTYLGVNYLLPGLHSYV; from the coding sequence ATGAATGCATGGACGCGAGTGATTCGCCGTAGAGGATGGGAGGACATCCTGGCGATTCTGATCGTGCTGATCGGATTGGCGAACGTCGCCCCGGCGCAGGAAAAGGACAGCCTGGGCCTGTCGCCGGAGATGCGGGAAGCCATCGCGCCGCTGCGCGGCATGCCGGTGCAGTACTACGGTTTTATCCGCAGCGCTTTCACGTTTGGCGACAACCAGTTGATGGAGATCTCTCGCAAGAAGTCGTTCGAAGGCGCGGACGCTTTCGAGACGGTTCTGCAGATCATGGTCTCTCCGGATAAGGTTCGTAACCTTCCGCTGCTGAAGGTTGGCCATCCGGAACTGGCGAAGACGTTTGGCTCGAGCCGGATCAGTTTGGCCGAATACCGCAAGCCGGAGGTTCGTCCCAAGCTCATCAAGCTGATTCAGCAGGATTCCGACAAGTGGACGAAACCGATCAACGAACTCGAAAGTAAGGCGCGTCTGCTGGAAGGCCTGGAGTCCGATTTTGCCATCATCCCACAAGAAGGTGGCGAGTGGATGGCGGCGAACACGCCGGCATCGAAGCTGAACGAGAGCGGCAAGAAGATCGCCGGCGAGTGGAAAGCTCTCAAGACAGCGATGAATGCGAGCGATGCGGAGGCCACCAAGAAGGCGGCTGATGAACTGTCTGCTTCCGTGAAGGCGACAGCCGAAGCGGATGGCTATGAATTGCCCAACCTCGGCCTGGACGTGTTCTATCACAACCACGAGCCTTTCAAGAAGTCAGCCTTCTGGTACGTACTGGCGATGATTGCCTACGCCGCCTCGTACATCCTTGGCCGCCCGAAGGTTGGTTGGGTTGGATTCAGCCTGCTGAGCATCGGATTCATCGAACAGATCATCGGCGTGACGGCCCGCTGGATTCTTTCCGGCCGGGCGCCACTGTCGAATATGTTCGAGTCCTTCACATTCGCCATCGGCGGAATGGTTCTGGTGGCGTTGGTCTTCGAGGCCATCAATCGAACGCGGCTCTTTGGGCTTGGCGCAGCATTCCTCGGCTTCGTCTTCATGGTGCTGGCTCACAAGGCACCGATCTTCCACAGCCAGATCCGTCCGTTGATGCCTGCTCTGCAATCGAGTTGGCTGACCTATCACGTCGTTACGATCATGCTCAGCTACTCGGCCTTCACGCTGTCCTTCTTCGTGTCGGTGATCTACCTGTTGAAGGATCTTCTGTTCCATGGCGATCGGTCGCAGAATGCGCTGATCAAGCGCCTGCCATCGATGAATGCGCTAGACGTGTTCAACTACCGCATCATCGCGGTGGGGTTCCCCCTGCTGACGTTGGGCATTGTGCTCGGAGCGGTTTGGGCGGCAACGGCGTGGGGACGTCCGTGGGGCTTCGACCCGAAGGAAACCTGGTCGGCCATTACGTGGCTGATCTACGCGATTTATCTGCATGTGCGCTATCTGGCAGGATGGAAGGGACGGCGCGCGGCCGTGCTGGCACTGATCGGCTTTGCTGCCATGCTGTTCACGTACCTGGGTGTGAACTACTTGCTCCCGGGCCTGCACAGCTACGTTTGA